From one Peredibacter starrii genomic stretch:
- a CDS encoding ABC transporter substrate-binding protein — translation MKLLAALSLVTLFLVGCTKSKVSDVKELNLLSVMKVSGFDPALGGDMYTSAEMGKVYEGLFEFHPTKRPYELMPNLAEALPEVSKDGLTYTFKIKKGVMFRDDPAFPNGKGRELKASDVVYSIKRLADVNVRSRGWWLYDDKVEGLNEWRDRKGKYEEEVSGLKALDDHTLQVKVKKPYPQLLYAMAMPFSFIVAPEAVNHYGNEFINHPVGTGAFILNKYEQSNTIVYHKNPNYREKYFPNEDGSKGLRVPGVDKITVHIILESQPQWLQFKKGKLDISNIPKDFFEETVGPDKQLKGELKDKGVKLDYMPMLDVTFYAFNHEDKTFKDVRVRRAMSLAYERSESNRLFYNSTAMVAQGVIPPGMGGYDEKFENPWVKFDVEQAKKLMAEAGYPDGKGFPEITVQTVNDTEARQGIEFFAKCMARIGIKIKIGTNTWPELVNKVSKKQHQMYTMAWGADYPDAENFLGLLYCPYQAPGSNGSNYCNPKFDELFRKSTIMQDGPERSALYREINQMVSQDVPWIFGFHRTKFTVTTPWVRNYNFMEFNHSQYQYLSIDVEAKKKEISKF, via the coding sequence ACCTTCTCTCAGTTATGAAGGTTTCTGGCTTCGATCCGGCCCTGGGCGGCGATATGTACACTTCTGCCGAAATGGGGAAGGTGTATGAAGGTCTATTCGAATTCCACCCTACAAAGCGTCCATATGAGCTTATGCCAAACCTTGCTGAAGCTCTTCCAGAAGTTTCAAAAGACGGTCTGACATACACTTTCAAAATCAAGAAAGGTGTAATGTTCAGAGACGATCCTGCTTTCCCAAATGGCAAAGGTCGTGAGCTTAAGGCCTCTGACGTTGTGTACTCAATTAAGCGTCTGGCCGACGTTAACGTTCGTAGCCGCGGTTGGTGGTTATATGACGATAAAGTTGAGGGCCTAAACGAATGGCGCGATAGAAAAGGTAAATACGAAGAGGAAGTTTCAGGTCTTAAGGCCCTGGATGACCATACTCTTCAAGTAAAAGTGAAGAAGCCGTATCCGCAACTTCTCTACGCTATGGCGATGCCTTTCTCATTCATCGTTGCTCCAGAAGCTGTTAATCACTATGGTAATGAGTTCATTAACCACCCAGTGGGAACAGGTGCGTTCATTCTTAATAAGTATGAGCAGAGTAATACCATCGTTTATCACAAGAACCCTAACTACCGTGAAAAGTACTTCCCGAATGAAGATGGCAGCAAAGGTCTGCGTGTTCCGGGTGTAGACAAAATTACGGTTCACATCATTCTTGAGTCTCAGCCTCAGTGGCTTCAGTTTAAGAAGGGAAAACTTGATATCTCAAACATCCCTAAGGACTTCTTTGAAGAGACTGTAGGTCCGGATAAACAACTTAAAGGCGAGCTGAAAGATAAGGGCGTTAAGTTGGATTATATGCCAATGCTTGACGTAACTTTTTACGCTTTCAACCACGAAGATAAAACATTCAAAGACGTGCGCGTTCGTCGTGCAATGTCTCTTGCTTACGAGCGTTCTGAATCAAACCGCCTGTTCTATAACAGCACAGCGATGGTTGCTCAGGGTGTGATCCCTCCAGGAATGGGCGGATACGATGAAAAATTCGAAAACCCATGGGTAAAATTCGACGTTGAACAGGCGAAGAAACTTATGGCCGAGGCCGGTTACCCAGATGGTAAAGGTTTCCCGGAAATCACAGTTCAAACGGTGAATGATACTGAAGCTCGTCAGGGTATCGAGTTCTTCGCTAAGTGTATGGCAAGAATTGGTATCAAAATCAAGATCGGTACAAACACATGGCCTGAGCTTGTGAACAAGGTTTCTAAGAAGCAGCACCAGATGTACACCATGGCATGGGGTGCGGATTATCCGGATGCTGAGAACTTCCTAGGTTTACTATACTGTCCTTACCAGGCCCCAGGTTCAAACGGTTCTAACTACTGTAACCCTAAGTTTGATGAGTTGTTCAGAAAGTCGACTATCATGCAAGACGGCCCTGAGAGATCTGCTCTATACCGCGAGATCAATCAGATGGTTTCTCAAGATGTTCCTTGGATCTTTGGTTTCCACAGAACCAAGTTCACTGTGACAACACCATGGGTTCGTAACTACAACTTCATGGAGTTTAACCACTCTCAATATCAATACCTAAGCATTGATGTTGAAGCGAAGAAGAAAGAAATTTCAAAATTCTAA